One Robbsia sp. KACC 23696 DNA segment encodes these proteins:
- a CDS encoding polysaccharide biosynthesis/export family protein, with protein sequence MLSRAVLFSCLGVATLGGCMWAPGSYLDTSSMTKANVVSTEDESYLVQPITPEVVLRQGLAQKQAAKAADAHIDVPVGAPKHYVYKIEPQDILSITVWDHPELSLASGSSLGSTMSGPTGGTSMATPFSQTASGGMQNDPTGYTVQPNGTIFFPYAGTVSVGGRSTDDVQHALVRALSRYINMPQVTVRILAYRSQQVQLTGQFKTNGTLPITDHPLTMADAISRAGGASDTGDLQRVRLIRDGKTTIVNAYALLDRGDVSQNVLLQGGDVVNVPDQIDSRVFVLGEVIKPTTLYMNKGRLTLADAVTGAQGVDNTAANVREVFVFRGGRDNPTEPQIYQLDMTQPGSLLLAAQFQMDPLDVVYVGTAKGVRFNRVLALVTPTLSSLFYLKQLSK encoded by the coding sequence ATGCTAAGTCGCGCAGTGCTTTTTTCTTGCCTCGGAGTGGCCACATTGGGTGGCTGCATGTGGGCGCCAGGGAGTTACCTGGATACGTCCAGCATGACGAAGGCGAACGTCGTCAGTACCGAGGACGAGTCTTATCTGGTGCAGCCGATCACTCCTGAAGTGGTGCTGCGGCAAGGATTGGCACAGAAGCAGGCCGCCAAGGCGGCCGATGCCCATATCGATGTTCCGGTGGGCGCGCCCAAGCATTACGTCTATAAGATCGAGCCACAGGACATCCTGTCGATCACCGTCTGGGACCATCCCGAATTGTCGCTCGCGAGCGGTAGCTCGCTGGGCTCGACGATGAGCGGGCCGACCGGCGGCACCAGCATGGCGACGCCGTTCTCGCAGACCGCCAGCGGCGGCATGCAGAACGATCCGACCGGGTACACGGTCCAGCCGAACGGCACCATTTTCTTCCCGTACGCGGGCACGGTGTCGGTGGGTGGCAGAAGCACCGACGACGTGCAGCATGCATTGGTTCGCGCACTGTCGCGCTATATCAATATGCCGCAGGTGACGGTGCGGATTCTCGCTTACCGCAGCCAGCAGGTGCAGTTGACCGGCCAGTTCAAGACCAACGGCACGCTGCCGATCACCGACCATCCGCTGACGATGGCCGATGCGATCTCCCGTGCCGGCGGCGCCAGCGATACCGGCGATCTGCAGCGGGTGCGCCTGATTCGCGACGGCAAGACGACGATCGTCAATGCCTATGCGCTGCTCGACAGGGGCGACGTTTCGCAAAACGTGCTGCTGCAGGGGGGCGACGTCGTCAATGTACCGGATCAGATCGACAGCCGTGTCTTCGTGCTGGGTGAGGTCATCAAGCCGACGACGCTGTATATGAACAAGGGCCGGCTGACGCTGGCGGATGCCGTCACCGGCGCGCAGGGGGTCGACAACACGGCCGCCAATGTCCGCGAGGTGTTCGTGTTCCGTGGTGGACGGGACAATCCAACCGAACCGCAGATCTATCAGTTGGATATGACGCAGCCGGGCTCGTTGCTGCTGGCCGCGCAATTCCAGATGGATCCGCTGGACGTTGTTTATGTGGGCACCGCAAAGGGCGTACGTTTCAACCGCGTCCTGGCTCTCGTGACGCCGACCTTGTCGTCACTGTTCTACCTGAAGCAGCTGTCGAAGTAA
- a CDS encoding glucose-6-phosphate isomerase yields MSSLSSAPSLPPRPAADPAQAGGPGQRQGGARRTSSKEFWALPVAQIVITLLLIVAHQGTLLEFVFPLMSVGIGAWFLKRYPVYYVGYSWWLWFASSEIRRLTDFFHGTFNPTSPIQVAPLAVAMLALFSLMRHGRFLGTKSGMPYLLMLAGTLYSFAVGIVTNGLFSAIYAFSGWLYPILMALHAYSLSERYPQFQRMMMRTWLSGTIFMGIYGIIQYAIMPPWDALWMTLSGLTSSLGDPVPFASRMFGPLNSTGPFAGMISAGLLLSLVPGYKWRWLTAALGVICLGLTLVRSAWGGMALSIILLLTVLDAKTKIRVIFGVLIVAMLSVPVFTSSLVSGQLSKRVDTVGDISNDNSFAARTQFYSSFLSTALGDVAGQGMGAVGTGARLNGGGANAALTASFDSGVMELPYTLGWPGVLLFLIGLFSSLARATRLAIKYRRDRFVMVWYAISIGVLAQIVFVNTLVALDGMLYMIGVTIPLMAHRYYQSRRALPRVPDPVEPTDVVATPVTDASAVVPSAAAATAPAPTVQRPIARTGTIVNRAPRPSGGVHQRIISKKGAI; encoded by the coding sequence ATGAGTTCGCTCAGTTCCGCCCCGTCCCTGCCACCGCGCCCCGCGGCCGATCCTGCGCAAGCAGGCGGCCCCGGGCAGCGGCAGGGCGGCGCGCGCCGGACCAGCTCGAAGGAATTCTGGGCGCTGCCCGTTGCGCAGATCGTCATTACGTTGCTGTTGATCGTCGCGCATCAGGGGACGCTGCTGGAGTTCGTGTTCCCGCTGATGTCGGTGGGGATCGGCGCGTGGTTCCTGAAGCGTTACCCGGTCTACTACGTCGGCTATTCGTGGTGGCTGTGGTTCGCCTCGTCCGAGATTCGGCGGCTGACCGACTTTTTCCACGGGACGTTCAATCCGACGAGCCCGATTCAGGTCGCCCCGCTCGCTGTGGCGATGCTGGCGCTATTCAGCCTGATGCGGCATGGCCGCTTCCTCGGTACCAAGAGTGGCATGCCCTATTTGTTGATGCTGGCGGGCACGCTCTATAGCTTTGCCGTCGGCATCGTCACCAATGGCTTGTTCTCGGCGATCTATGCTTTTTCAGGATGGCTGTATCCGATCCTGATGGCCTTGCATGCTTATTCGTTGTCGGAACGTTATCCGCAGTTCCAGCGGATGATGATGCGGACCTGGCTGTCGGGCACGATCTTCATGGGCATCTACGGCATCATCCAGTACGCGATCATGCCGCCCTGGGACGCGCTGTGGATGACCCTGTCCGGATTGACCAGCTCGCTGGGCGATCCGGTGCCCTTCGCCTCGCGGATGTTCGGGCCGCTCAATTCGACCGGGCCCTTCGCCGGCATGATCTCGGCGGGACTGCTGCTGTCGCTGGTTCCCGGCTATAAGTGGCGCTGGCTAACGGCGGCGCTCGGCGTGATCTGCCTGGGCCTGACGCTGGTGCGGTCGGCCTGGGGCGGGATGGCGCTGTCGATTATCTTGTTGCTGACGGTGCTGGACGCGAAGACGAAGATTCGCGTCATTTTTGGGGTGCTGATCGTCGCGATGCTGTCGGTGCCGGTGTTCACCAGCAGTTTGGTGTCGGGCCAGTTGAGCAAGCGCGTCGACACCGTGGGCGATATCAGCAACGACAACAGTTTCGCGGCGCGGACACAGTTCTATTCGAGCTTCCTTTCCACCGCGCTCGGCGACGTGGCGGGGCAGGGGATGGGGGCCGTGGGTACCGGCGCCCGCTTGAACGGCGGGGGTGCCAATGCGGCGCTGACGGCGTCGTTCGACAGCGGCGTCATGGAGCTGCCTTACACGCTCGGCTGGCCCGGCGTGCTGTTGTTCCTGATCGGTCTGTTCAGTTCCCTGGCGCGCGCCACCCGGCTGGCGATCAAGTACCGTCGCGACCGGTTCGTGATGGTCTGGTATGCCATCTCGATCGGCGTGCTGGCGCAGATCGTCTTCGTCAATACGCTCGTGGCTCTGGACGGCATGTTGTACATGATCGGCGTGACGATTCCGCTGATGGCGCATCGGTATTACCAAAGTCGCCGCGCTTTGCCGCGCGTCCCTGATCCGGTCGAACCCACCGACGTCGTTGCCACGCCGGTGACCGACGCGTCCGCCGTGGTGCCGTCGGCGGCCGCCGCAACCGCGCCGGCGCCGACCGTGCAACGTCCCATCGCGCGCACCGGCACGATCGTCAACCGCGCACCGCGGCCATCCGGCGGCGTGCATCAACGCATTATCAGCAAGAAGGGGGCGATATGA
- a CDS encoding polysaccharide biosynthesis tyrosine autokinase: MAQGGEQEGLVLGDLVRLFIEQIWWIVGITVVVVAAALVYVQIATPIYSVDALVQVEQPDNTSSPLAQQANALSSLSGTTLPTAAEIQVIESRDVLGPVVHQFKMQFGVAPVTFPVLGKLAHLFGSKGQLSRPWFGLKGYAWGGERLDIDDITVPERMENMPLQLTAGKNNTYELRDPSGNLLLKGTVGQPASGNGVSILVKGLVANPGCRFTVTRQNELETIEGFGAGVAVAEQGKQTGVIQISMTGASPDSITALTNAVADSYLRQHIQRKQEDASLMLNFLNQELPERKVQLEQAEQRLSAFQQKSGTFKPSEEANVYLQGAIDYERQIGVLKLQETDLLQRYTREHPMVKSIEQQIAQITAARDKFQERFKSMPIDEANALSLQRDAKVSEDIYVLLLNRVQELQIQRAGTTGNVRILDRAMPPATPIKPKKGMIVAASVFLGIILGALFVFGRKQMSSGIEDPDVIERTMGLPVMGAVPLNAVQVRWDESYKRARDGRRAILAKSLPKDPSVESLRSFRTSLQFALADAPNNLLAMSGPVPGTGKSFVSVNIATLLAEAGKRVLLVDADMRRGHLNEYFNQPRFPGLSEALSGTLPVEQVVNQTDIAGLSTIWTGAIPDNPAELLMSPETRDIFETLSNAYDIVIIDTPPVLAVTDATIISSFAGSSFLVFRHGMHAEREVSGSIKKLSQSGGRVVGAIFNAIPSRVAKYGKYGGGNYHYVYQYDSKD; this comes from the coding sequence ATGGCCCAAGGCGGCGAACAGGAGGGTCTCGTATTAGGAGACCTGGTCCGTCTGTTCATCGAACAGATCTGGTGGATCGTCGGCATCACCGTCGTCGTCGTGGCGGCCGCCTTGGTCTATGTCCAGATCGCCACGCCGATTTATTCGGTGGACGCATTGGTACAAGTCGAGCAGCCCGACAATACTTCGTCGCCACTCGCCCAGCAGGCCAATGCGCTAAGCAGCCTGTCCGGCACGACGCTGCCCACGGCGGCGGAAATCCAGGTGATCGAAAGTCGCGACGTGCTCGGTCCGGTCGTGCATCAATTCAAGATGCAGTTCGGTGTCGCCCCGGTGACCTTTCCGGTCCTGGGCAAGCTCGCGCATCTCTTCGGTTCCAAGGGGCAGCTGTCGCGTCCGTGGTTTGGCCTGAAGGGCTATGCCTGGGGCGGCGAGCGTCTCGACATCGACGACATCACCGTGCCGGAGCGGATGGAGAACATGCCGCTGCAGTTGACCGCCGGCAAGAACAACACGTATGAACTCCGCGATCCGTCCGGCAACCTGCTGCTGAAAGGCACGGTCGGGCAGCCGGCCAGCGGCAATGGCGTGTCGATCCTGGTCAAGGGCCTGGTGGCGAATCCTGGCTGCCGTTTCACGGTGACCCGCCAGAACGAATTGGAAACGATCGAGGGCTTCGGCGCGGGCGTGGCGGTTGCCGAGCAGGGCAAGCAGACCGGCGTTATCCAGATCTCGATGACGGGCGCCAGCCCGGATAGCATCACGGCGCTGACGAATGCCGTGGCCGACTCCTATCTGCGGCAACATATCCAGCGCAAGCAGGAAGACGCCAGCTTGATGCTGAACTTCCTGAATCAGGAACTGCCGGAGCGTAAGGTGCAGCTCGAGCAGGCCGAGCAACGCTTGAGCGCGTTCCAGCAGAAGTCGGGGACCTTCAAGCCGTCGGAAGAAGCGAACGTCTATCTGCAAGGCGCCATCGACTACGAACGTCAGATCGGCGTTTTGAAGTTGCAGGAAACGGACCTGCTGCAACGCTATACGCGTGAGCATCCGATGGTGAAGTCGATCGAGCAGCAGATCGCTCAGATCACGGCGGCACGCGACAAATTTCAGGAACGTTTCAAGAGCATGCCGATCGACGAAGCCAATGCGCTGAGTCTGCAACGCGATGCGAAGGTCTCGGAAGATATCTACGTGCTGTTGTTGAACCGCGTGCAGGAATTGCAGATCCAGCGCGCCGGGACGACCGGTAATGTCCGGATTCTCGACCGTGCGATGCCGCCGGCAACGCCGATCAAGCCGAAGAAGGGCATGATCGTCGCGGCCTCGGTGTTCCTCGGGATCATCCTGGGCGCCTTGTTCGTGTTCGGTCGCAAGCAAATGTCGAGCGGTATCGAAGATCCGGACGTCATCGAGCGCACGATGGGGCTGCCGGTCATGGGCGCCGTGCCGCTGAACGCCGTTCAGGTGCGTTGGGACGAGAGCTACAAGCGGGCCCGCGACGGTCGTCGCGCGATTCTCGCGAAGTCCCTGCCGAAGGATCCGTCGGTCGAATCGCTGCGGAGCTTCCGGACCTCGCTGCAATTCGCGCTGGCCGATGCGCCGAACAATCTGCTGGCGATGTCCGGTCCGGTACCGGGTACCGGCAAGAGCTTCGTCTCGGTCAATATCGCGACCTTGCTCGCGGAAGCCGGCAAACGCGTCCTGCTGGTGGACGCCGACATGCGCCGCGGCCATTTGAACGAATACTTCAATCAGCCGCGCTTCCCGGGTCTTTCCGAAGCATTGTCGGGGACCTTGCCGGTCGAGCAGGTCGTGAACCAGACCGATATCGCCGGTTTGAGCACGATCTGGACCGGTGCGATCCCGGACAATCCGGCCGAACTGCTGATGTCGCCCGAAACACGCGACATTTTCGAGACGCTGAGCAACGCATACGACATCGTTATCATCGATACGCCGCCGGTGTTGGCGGTGACCGATGCGACGATCATCAGCAGCTTCGCTGGCAGTTCCTTCCTGGTGTTCCGTCACGGCATGCACGCGGAGCGCGAAGTGTCCGGTTCGATCAAGAAGCTGTCGCAGTCGGGTGGCCGTGTGGTGGGCGCGATCTTCAATGCGATCCCGAGCCGCGTCGCGAAGTACGGCAAGTACGGCGGCGGCAATTACCACTACGTCTATCAGTACGATAGTAAGGATTGA
- a CDS encoding low molecular weight protein-tyrosine-phosphatase, producing MFNNILIVCHANICRSPMAEALFRANEQIRTRGIVVHSAGLHARDGHEADRVVTRLLAEQGIDISAHRSRLITAEMVQEAQLVLVMEERQIREVAEVDPSSRGKVHLLGKWLNVEIYDPYKQAESVYRGSAELVEQSVENWIKKIC from the coding sequence ATGTTTAATAACATACTGATCGTTTGCCATGCGAACATTTGTCGAAGCCCCATGGCCGAGGCACTCTTTCGCGCGAATGAACAGATTCGTACGCGCGGGATCGTCGTGCATTCGGCTGGACTGCACGCAAGGGACGGACACGAAGCGGATCGCGTCGTGACCCGCCTCCTGGCCGAGCAGGGCATCGATATCAGTGCGCATCGTTCCCGGCTCATCACGGCCGAAATGGTGCAGGAAGCCCAGCTGGTGCTCGTGATGGAGGAGCGGCAGATTCGAGAGGTCGCCGAGGTGGATCCCTCCTCGCGCGGCAAGGTGCACTTGCTCGGCAAGTGGCTCAACGTTGAAATCTACGACCCCTACAAACAAGCGGAATCGGTCTATCGCGGCAGTGCCGAACTTGTGGAGCAGTCAGTCGAAAACTGGATCAAAAAAATATGCTAA
- a CDS encoding UDP-glucose/GDP-mannose dehydrogenase family protein, with the protein MKITIIGTGYVGLVTGACLAEIGNDVFCLDVDPRKIAILNDGGVPIHEPGLKEIIARNRAAGRLQFSTDIAASVAHGDVQFIAVGTPPDEDGSADLKYVLAAAKKIGEHMEGFKVIVDKSTVPVGTAGRVADTIRAALTARGIGSEGDKYGFSVVSNPEFLKEGAAVEDFMRPDRIVLGVDDDAPGERAREMMKNLYAPFNRNHERTRYMDVRSAEFTKYAANAMLATRISFMNEMANLADRVGADIEAVRRGIGSDPRIGYSFLYAGTGYGGSCFPKDVQALIRTASEYGHDLKILNAVEAVNNTQKSVLVGKVTKHFGEDLSGKTFAVWGLAFKPNTDDMREAPSRPLVAELLARGAKVQAYDPVSQAEAKRVFALDFESDPEALARLSFVDAQYAATEGADALIIVTEWTAFKSPDFGKLIKQLHARAVFDGRNLYEPSSMAELGLRYEAIGRPFVPAAGVTGQSSPKTA; encoded by the coding sequence ATGAAAATCACCATTATTGGCACTGGTTACGTAGGCTTGGTCACGGGCGCCTGCCTGGCAGAGATCGGCAACGACGTCTTCTGCCTCGACGTGGATCCGCGCAAGATCGCGATCCTGAACGATGGTGGTGTCCCGATCCATGAGCCGGGGCTGAAGGAAATCATTGCCCGCAACCGCGCCGCCGGGCGGCTGCAGTTTTCGACCGACATTGCCGCCAGCGTCGCGCATGGCGACGTGCAATTCATCGCGGTGGGTACGCCGCCCGATGAAGACGGTTCGGCCGATCTGAAGTATGTGCTGGCTGCCGCGAAGAAGATCGGCGAGCACATGGAAGGCTTCAAGGTCATCGTCGACAAATCGACGGTGCCGGTGGGTACGGCCGGTCGCGTTGCCGATACGATCCGCGCGGCGCTGACGGCACGCGGCATCGGCAGCGAAGGCGACAAGTACGGTTTCTCCGTGGTGTCGAATCCGGAATTCCTGAAGGAAGGCGCCGCGGTCGAAGACTTCATGCGGCCCGACCGGATCGTGCTGGGCGTCGACGACGACGCGCCGGGCGAGCGTGCGCGCGAGATGATGAAGAACCTGTACGCACCGTTCAATCGCAACCACGAGCGTACGCGCTATATGGATGTGCGCTCGGCGGAGTTCACGAAATACGCGGCCAATGCGATGCTGGCAACGCGCATTTCCTTCATGAACGAAATGGCCAATCTGGCGGATCGTGTCGGCGCCGATATCGAAGCGGTGCGTCGTGGGATCGGTTCTGATCCGCGCATCGGCTATAGCTTCCTGTATGCCGGTACCGGCTATGGCGGTTCCTGCTTCCCGAAGGACGTGCAGGCGCTGATCCGCACGGCCTCCGAGTACGGCCATGACCTGAAGATCCTGAACGCCGTGGAAGCGGTCAACAACACGCAGAAAAGCGTGCTGGTGGGCAAGGTCACGAAGCACTTCGGCGAAGACCTCAGCGGCAAGACATTCGCCGTATGGGGCCTGGCATTCAAGCCGAACACCGACGATATGCGCGAAGCACCGAGCCGTCCGCTGGTGGCCGAACTGTTGGCGCGCGGCGCGAAAGTGCAGGCATACGATCCGGTCTCGCAGGCAGAAGCGAAGCGCGTCTTCGCACTTGATTTCGAAAGCGATCCGGAAGCCCTGGCGCGTCTGTCTTTCGTCGATGCGCAATATGCCGCAACTGAAGGGGCCGATGCGTTAATCATTGTTACAGAGTGGACCGCATTCAAAAGCCCGGACTTTGGTAAGCTGATCAAGCAACTGCACGCACGCGCTGTTTTTGACGGTCGTAACCTGTACGAACCGTCGTCGATGGCGGAACTCGGCCTTCGCTATGAAGCGATCGGACGTCCCTTCGTACCGGCAGCCGGTGTGACGGGTCAGTCCTCGCCGAAGACGGCCTGA